The stretch of DNA TGGTTCTTTTATCATCTTGGTATCTAACTGACTCATCATAACCTTTGACCCAGACTGATTCATCACAACCTTCGACCTAACATGCACATTTCAACCTTCGCTTGGGCTGAATTGGCTTGACCTTCGATTAGGACGAATTGATCCAACCTTTGACTCAGGACGAAGGCGAAGTTGAGTTATCCCAGGTTGAAGATCGAGACGAGTCATCTCAAGTTCAGGGTCAAGACGAATTAACCTAGGTTGAAGGTCGAGACGTGTCATCCTTGAGTCTAGGGTCGAGACAAATCGATCCAAGTTGAAGGTCGAGACGATTCGTCTTGATCTTACAGTCAAGACGACTTGTCTTGATCTCACGGTCAAGATGACTTGTCTTGATCTCACGGTCAAGATGACTCAAGATGAGTTGATTTGTGCCGAAAGTCATGCTAAGTCAACTCAAACCAAATGGTAAAGTCGAGTtatcaaaatagttttaaaataaaatttcatcttaaaagagaaattaactttttttatccaaaaagatattttgattatttcatttaaacaaactatttaagaaatgaagataattcaagtataaattttttaaatacctttgtattttaatttcatgtaattattaaaattctttGTACAAAGATAAGGttaacatgttattttgtgGATTAAAAATTGGGTTTTCTTTGATCAATTGAGGTAGTAGTAAAATGacaaggaaaattattttttgagaaaCATTTTGTTAACAAAGTTGATAAAGTTAATAAATAGAGTAATGTTTGTGGTGCGGTGACGTTTGTGAAGAGAATGTTTTTACATGTTCTTTGCGATCAACTTGTTCTTCTATGGGTAAGCTATTATGAGAGCCGGTTGGACCAACACCGGCCAACATTTTGTTTGTGAAGCTACGAAGAAAAGGTGTGAAAGGAAGGAAGAGAGTAGAAGTTTTTGCAGAGCCAATTTGGTTTATAGATAAACTTCTCTAAAAACATTCATACTTTAAGAAAACAACTCAATCATACTaataaaaaccaaaatctaaatTACATGatacatttaatataaaagtgATTATTTAGTAAACAAATGAAAACAGATCTGATCATGTATTGTTCAAAATTCCACTCACCAAACTTTGAATTTCTTCCTCCATTTTCTGGGCCATAACCTGAAGGGCCACATGGTACTTCCCAACCAGTTCCTCAAGCTCCAACCCTTTCACAGGATCAACGGCGAAGGACCATTCCAACATACATCCATTTgactcatcatcatcatcatcatcatcatcgctCGTGACCTTCATCGTGGACTCATACGAATTGAATCCAATGTTGCTCTCCACTATCTCATACTTGAGCCAGAAGTCAACATCATCAACGGCAAGCAGCCTCTCCTTGGACCAGCTCACGCTTTCTGGACCGTTGGATGGGATGGAGAAGCCGGCGCAGTATCTTATGCAGCCAGGATCACCGTTGGATCCGTGAAGCCCGTAGCACGTGGCGAGCGTGGGGAAGCGCTTGTGGAGATTGAAGAAGTCTTTCACCAGAGGCCATGCTTGTGCTTTGGTGACGTTTCGCAACCTCGCTGAAACCTTGCCTTCCCATCTTTGGTGATGATGGGAATCTTGCTCCATTTCGGTGGAAAGCAACACAGCAAACAAACAATGGAAAGGAAGGTTACTTTactctaaaaaataatagacacatgttaaaagtgttaaatatgtttttgttttttaaagttttaagtgaattttgaaattagttcttctttcaaaattttataccaatttaatcatttatctttataaatatgtaaatttagtctttcttatcaaattttgttaagtttatttaacattttaaacacattttatgataatatttgagttaatattaaaGCGAAAGTGTGTCAAATAATGTAAACCATtccaattcaaatactatcataaaatgtgcttgaaacaTTAGAtataaattcatgcatttttaaagatgaaagactaaattggtcaaaaaatttggaagaatgactaatttcaaatttcactaaaacttgaggaacaaaaacatatttaaccttgtGTAAAATTGTGTAGACATGTCAAGTGTAATTtatagttaatattaaaataaaaacgtgttaaatactataaataactaaaatattagcatcaaatattaaaaaaatttaatataattaaattaaaaaattatattttcctttataacttttttaaactcttatCACTCACAAGcattatttataacaaataaatctCATGTCTTACACATTAAAAgagttttagaaagaaatttttACTATAAACATAAATGACACGtctaataatacaaaatatgtgGAAGTAGAAAACTGGACTTTCTGGAAAGAAGCCTCCATCATGCTGCTTTGATGATGTTTAAAGATGTCCATGAAGATTCAATATCAGAATTGactttatttgttttgtgtttttacaTAATACAATTAAATCATAGCACACTGCAATTAAAAGGAacttgaaaagagaaaaaatgttttctaaaacttaaattttatgaaaaatgtaaaacaaCGTTTTTAATTGATTACGTAATCTATTATAATCTATCATATTAATCTTAGAGGTTGcaataacaatataattaattatatgttggTATGACTGATTATTtgcaaaaacatttttttaactttttctgtTCCAGTACTATAATCGATTATATTAAGTTTGATCATTTAATGAAGAGTGTGTATAATCGATAGGGATGACAATAAAAGAAGCTTTTAAAACAGtagacaatataaaaaaaatagggttaaatatgtttttgttcctcAAGTtctagtgaattttggaattagtcactcttcaaaaatttataccaatttagtctttcatctttataaatctgtggatttagtctttttttaccaaattttgttaagtttatttgacattttaaacgcattttatgataatatttaagttaacattgaagcgaaaatgtgtcaaacggtgtaaacaattcaaatactatcatgaaatgtgcttgaaacgtcatataaacttaacaaaatttggttaaaatgactaaatttacatatttttaaagatgaatgactaaattggtcaaaagttttgaagagggactaattccaaaaatttcactgaaacttgagggacaaaaaacatatttaacccaaaaaattaaaataaatataaaaagacaaGTTGATTTTACAATTCTTTTATAGTTGACTTctttataagttattttatgattattatttacttaatatataaatataaatttcaaattaattaaataaacttcaacGAACCCGTTAAGATTCTCATTTATACCTAATATCTATGACTGAAATTCTAGtaattgtaacaccccatttaattaagtacgcgaaattaaaggaagtgTTACGAGGAAGATAACATAAAAGCGCGGTCTAGGAGTTTCAAACTCAATTCCATACAACCCATGACACACCATGATGCCCAAAAGAAAATTAGATGAAAAGTTAACCAAAGTACATAAATCTACGGATGAACAAATACGTGGGTCGCAACCTTAAATAAACCCATACGGAAATATAAACTagtccacgcggactatgcagcggaatctccACCCCCCTGTCGCctacgggtgttcctcgcatctgctcacaccaacaagttgatgatcatcgcaaaagagagtaccacacagcagatcacacaacaaagaaagtaGCGTAAGCTAGAGTACGAAGAGTTTATCCATCAGATCAGATATAATTCCACAATATCATACATTCAAATCAACCAAGCATATTATGACTGTTCACACAATACACTAcgacacgactcgactcatccggatacatataaccatGGTTggattcagcgaatgcttgcacttgtggttgatacctctgctcacccccgagctatgtgttacaagtgttacaataaatcaatttccctcaccacaaggttagcccttaatgaatttcaggcctcctgctactctcaccataggagtcagtccgctctaggtgagactaactgactccttagagtgtcaggatgcaaccttaccttgaatccttacctagttatacagatggggcaccaccatggacacccactaacaggggccatggaattacgtcccgaccattgaagTGCGACCCTGTGAGTCCCACCTAAAGaatcccaaggaattacacactgacacagaccaaacTTCCTTAATCAACCAAAACAGATTCATCATGCATACACacaattatatacatacatCTCATACAGTTTCTCATGATTCATCGCCTTCGTATCCTCAACCAAGCCATATCAACTCTTTATTCTCGAACCCAGAATATGGAACTCCATCTCATATCGTTACCGTGCCACATTGATACCAACTCTTTCATGTCTCATGTTGaattcataccaaactcatcatttcaatttcatgaatcatctcatacaaTTTTCATGCTAAGATCGTACCAACCCATTATTCACAATTCATGATTTACCTCACACATGCATACTCATTTATCTCATACTCTCATCACAATACTTAAATTCAAGCCATACATTCACCAACCAAGTCAAGAAAACAATCACACAGCGCCCTGCCttgcccagcacctcgctcaggctgaaggatctcgctcaggcgagacgtgctcgctcaggcgagtccccttcgcctaggcgagggctcgaaaggGCATCAGGAAAACCAcgtgggatctcgcttaggcgagtgatgagttcaaatttttgccctcatttaatatttaaatttgggtatttaattgaattttctgtgcttaaagattgatttaattaggatttgtgattattggatttattgactaagtttggtaaaagtggcgtaaaaattgattttagttgcataaaatattattggatattctaacgtttgttaatggaGCTGGAATTTAtatttggtcaattaatagtgtgattttgaaatattcaaagttacaaaataagtccaaaatcaagaaattctggaaaagaataaatcaggagctaaatgcacccccagattttatttgcacactccttcctcaagtggaccacaaaaacttgttctgcacccctagttttcactaagttgcacccctcctaccacttaaactccactcaaccagatcatgccatgtggcaatccccaccttttaaaattagccaaccaaagcaagccacgtggcaacaatccttgcactaacaagctgtccaatggaaggctgccacgtcatcatcttcatctcccaaaaccctaaccctaattttctcctctccttccaccaccatggcagccgccgccgcacctcctcacctcACCGGTCACCACTGCATCACCATCACACCATTGCCGGCGACGCACCAGCAGCGACAGCACCACCGCAACAGCACTGCGCCATTTCCGTCATCACCGCAGACCTCCACAACTCCGTGAAGCTTGTTCTCGCACAACCATGGCAGCAGCTTCACGCCACCACTGCAGAACCAccacacctccatcttctcgcctccgcATCTGCAGCAACAACGCGAACACTCCACCATCCTCACGCAGCAGCCATGGAAACTGCCACTGCGAAGCAAACTGGCGCCTCCACCGCAGATCGAACGAGATGAATGTTTCCACCTTCGCTTGAACCACCGTGCACCAGCAGCCACGAACCTGCAACACTTCGCCGGAACCAACAGCCACGCACCTACAACCACCGCGAGCTTTGCCGCTGCCACCATCACGTTTCAGCCGTCAAAGGAGGAACAAACCCTaaggaaggagagagaaatctgatttggaagagctgacacgtggcagtctctcaatggacactgaaatggtcaaagctggtcaactctggtcaactctggtcaactggtcaaagtcagcagtcaactctggtcaaaactgcaaatatggttaaatgagaagggcaaaattggaaattggacaggaattaagttgctaattaattaaataaaaataaaagattttagcaactgacagataaagcccaaagtccagttgaagcctatataaagagacttgaGGGAGCAGAAGGGACTGACATTTTACGACTGACAGCTTACAGCTTACagacttagaactctctggttttggcagataccatctctaCCACATCTCTcatactttcttttattttcttttcatcatatcatcatgtattccatcaaagccatggagggctaagcttttagggttgattccactgtaatttcttaactggattctgaggttagatgaatttatatgttttgttattttgattattgttgtggtttttgtttatctatgtcctttgcttcttaatcgaatagaaaataatgattttaaatctacatgcatgctaatcatatgagctaaaaggtttttaaattaaattgagactttactttgattttatttagaaactttcatttgattaaataagtttttgccaataattgagactttaatttgattagaggtaattactttaactaaaattagtcaagactttactttgattaattaagttttctatttggtaaagaaacaaaggaatagacatgattaggcatagtaaaattaattgagactgtactttgattgaatttactatggacaatctaacaattctcacttttaattgagactgtactttgattaaaagtgaggatgccaacaaatgaattgagtctttacattgatttatttgtaaatcaacaacaataattaatttaacaataatctctagataaccaatgaagaatctgatttagaaaaagcagtggaattgacctatttactattactgtgtttacaatcttccgtgtcattttctttgcatatcaaaacccccatatttttataattgctagttttaattgtatttttaagaatcaaatatttgagatcaatttcgtattcgttgtgagacgacttagggttatcttaaccctaactattttgttcactactaactggcaatactgaagttgctaaagtagtggtaatttgatcgcctaacgacagcgatatcaaatttggcaccgttgccggggagtacggttagtatttcttttattttgattctgtttttatttatttattttattttattttattttattttatttatttttttattttattttacgcatatacatttgatatagtttgttattttgtagtatctagttttctgttaatataatccaagcaaatttctatttttgttttgattaagaatttcttttaagaaattttttgagactagtttggaaaactctgtctaggaaagacttggtatttaagttgtccactgtgacgcacctctctttcctgggagtagacccaacgacatcttaactcatttctttcttgaaatctttctccaaaacaagaataggaagaaaaaaaaaacacacagggaaacactttcaggtggacttgcatagtgcatgactcgggccaatccgggtcaattttatcaacttgattcagaacttgaaaggaacttgcgtaaatcacgtaggagacttgaactcaggtgttctactgaaggagtaccgtcatcatctgaacctaccactgaaagtgtaccgctagaatcacctctGGTGATTAatatatcttctgatccatcacctgaactagaaattcaagaagatagaatggaagaaagaacaataagagagttggcttcaccagatgcagcaattacacaaaacatgtgcatccaatatccagatggagaatgtgagcttaagtctgggttaatccatcttttacccaaattccatggattagcaggagaagtaGGACAAGCTcaggacttcggagttttggaatccttaggggtgcctaatttcgtttcatTTCTCtgtcttttcttctctctattcttcttttgtattcgtggagttctaaacttcttgggttgattccattgtaatttcattattgattttgaggttagaatgaattaatttctttgttctttttattattgttgaggttttaattcatctatgtcttttatctttgaatctcataaaaagtaatgattttaaatctatatgcatgttgatcatatgagttcaagggtttttaaatttaattgagactttactttgattttatttagaaactttcatgtgattaaatgagtttttaccaataattgagactttactttggttaaaggtatttactctaatgaaaattaatcgagactttactttgattaattaagctttttatttggtgaggagataaaagaatagacatgattaggcatagtaaaatttgattgagactgtactttgattgaatttactatggataatctaaaagttctcacttttaatttagactgtactttggttaaaagtgagaacgccaacaaattaattgagactttacattgattaatttgcaaatctacaacaataattaattgagcaataatctttagataaccgatgatgaatctattttgaaaaagcaatggaatcaatctattttctttactattatttttatttctttttatcttttaaattttatttctatctttgtttatcttaatcccctatatttttttataattttatttgactaactcttgtatagttttataagaactaatttgttaaaaatcaattccgtgttcgttgggagacgactttgggttactttaccctttctattctgttgactactatcttaacaatactgaagttgttctagataagtagtattaatttgatcgcgtcaacgacagcgttatcagcgagacccctctcgcctgggcgagatactCGCTAGCTCAAAATAATGAGcaagtcgcctgggcgaccactcGCGAAATAGGGTTTGGACGAGTCCctgctcatctcgcctaggcgagactggctcgcttgggcgagattagcaggtctCGCCACTATTTTCCTGCAACAGTCCCTCGTACCAGCTCAATAACAGATTCATATGACGGATTCATGCATTCCAAATCAGTATAGCATCACATCACCCATACAAACTTAAATCGACAACCAAACGACGAGGAAAACAGGACAAATGAGCAAGGTAttagcttccctacctggaaaaGACTACCATGAGACCTCGATCTTAAACAGCGGTGAATGACAATACAAGGAGCGACTCAAGGTGTTGGAAAGAGATGAGAGATAAGGGGAAAATGGGTTATCCAACGTAACAGTAGTAGAACTACGAGCAAGGTTGGAAGGATACTTACGTAGAATATGGAAATGGAGTTAAGCGCTGTTGGATCGAGAAAacctaaaccctagcagagctccttACGGCAGCAGAGTGTGACGGCATAGTTCTAGGTTTGTTTCTGAAAATGAGACAAATGTGGATTAGGGCAACACGAATTTGGCATTTatcctatgggccagcctttaggcctaACTGTTGTAGGGCAGCCCTTAGAATAAGGGAGCAGAATAAATGGGCCTTACAGTAATACTTTACTCATTCTCATTATCTATGGTTAAATACTTCAttcttctcactttcaattgaacaaACTAATATACAAGTTTGAATTAACTAAACAAGTGTAAATTAACTCATCTAGTTCCTCATTTGTTTCAAGTTTCCATAAGTGAGAGCCTATTAacactttatttatttcaagCGTCTACAACTTAAGTGTTTTATTACATTACATATTCCTAGCGTCTAGATGTAAAGAATTACTCTTTTACTTAAACAAAAGATTATCAAAATTAAGCAAACTATTAAGAATTGTAATTAAAGTATAAGACTCAATTATCAACAAGCACAAATTCAAGGAATTAAAGACAAATTTATCTCTTGAATATTCAATGTGAATAACAATGTTTTTCTAGTTTCAAAAAGTCCCTCAAAtctcaagaaaaaaatactaTCTAAAGCAACAACTTTTATGTGTAGAAAATTGAACTTAGAAACCAATCGAAGGGACCCCTAACAAGTTAAATGATACAAGTAGACGAGATCCTTCAACGTTACTTTTAAGACAAAATCATTAGACAATATACAATAAACAATACCGCTAAATGAGTCAACTTTATAAGTTCATTAAACAAGTCCATAAGATGATTCTGGTGAATCATTGTGTAGAAAAATCTAACCATACATTGATTATATGACTTTAAAGATACACTAATCAAACAATACCTTGACTAGTGACTTTAGCAACATGCTACCTAGATGACTtgtcttttatcattttttcttcatatttaacactttatttcttcttcaaacTTATGATCTTGACTTCTCTTAGTCATCAAAAAAATCTCCAATTTAGTCATGTTTGTATCATTTATAAGGTCATTAGATGATTCATTACACTTCAGCTACACAAAGCACATGTAAAAACACATAAGAAACATCTATGtagtaatataatatcatcAAAGCTCAAATCATAGATGATTCATTAAGTTGTCTAGATAACTTCTATAAACTAGACTATCTAATTAGTGTCTTTTTGTTAGAATATCTAGTGCATTTTATATACCTATAACATCTATCGTTTAAGAAGACTTTAAAATCtggttttaattaatattttaaattaaaattcatttaatccCATTTAGATCAATCCTAATTAGGGGTGGCAATACATGACGAATTGAGTTTTTGAGCTCGCTGACCCTCTTGGACCACCTCG from Vigna unguiculata cultivar IT97K-499-35 chromosome 8, ASM411807v1, whole genome shotgun sequence encodes:
- the LOC114195258 gene encoding lachrymatory-factor synthase-like, translating into MEQDSHHHQRWEGKVSARLRNVTKAQAWPLVKDFFNLHKRFPTLATCYGLHGSNGDPGCIRYCAGFSIPSNGPESVSWSKERLLAVDDVDFWLKYEIVESNIGFNSYESTMKVTSDDDDDDDDESNGCMLEWSFAVDPVKGLELEELVGKYHVALQVMAQKMEEEIQSLVSGILNNT